TAACCACCAAGGCTTTTGCTATACCTTAATTATTTATATCAACCTCAACTAATTACTCTTTTACCACTCTAAAATTACCTAAATTATGCTTTTTGAATCGGGAGCATTACTTGCATCTACAATTCTATCTGAGAATATATTTCATTAGCAAGTTGTTCAAAATCATCATCAATTACATGAAACATTTCAGACATTTGGGGTCTACTATAATTTAGTCTGCTGCCTGAAGCTCAAAAGCTTTAGACAGAGGGAAATTAGTAGCATTTATTGAATGACACTGAGGTTAACTTTGGTTTTATTCATCAATGCCTGGACTATATGAATTAACTTTCCTTTCTAATTTTAACTAGAAAAATTCTCAATACTAGTCTCAAACAGATTTTACCGCAAGATGGACTGTTGCAGATTGTAAAATTTCTTTGGTTGAATCTGCCTAGGAATCAAGGGTATGTTACAGCTTTGCTATTATGCAGAATGTTATGTGGCGGTGCGTTAGGCACTTTGCTCATGTTTTTCGTAATCGTATCGAAATATACGCCTAAGATTCCTTGCTGTCGTGGTATAAAAGCTAATTTTGGATTAAAAAGCTGTTTTGTAAGTTAAAATCGGACATTAATTTACAACTGCATTTATATTCAGTTAATATGCCTAATAAAGTTCAGTTACTCAAATTAATTATAAATATAGTAGTCTTGGCGGCATTATTATTTATATCCCAGCAAGCTGGGGCAAAAGATTGGTATCCTGTGCGTGGTGGTATCACTTTCGGTATTAGTGGTATCACTCTTTTAGAACAGCAGAATAATTCTCTAGATTTTCTCATTGTCCATGACAACAAAAAAAACCAAGGTCGTTTGGCAATCATTAGTATCAAAGGTAAAAACAAAGTTGAATATTTACCCTTGAACTGGCAAAGTAATACAGAACTACCTGTTGATTTAGAGGCTATAACATCTGTTCCAGGAAAAACTAACTCTACTTTTATAGCTTTAAGTAGTTATGGAAAAGCTTATTACATTCAATTAGAGCGTTTAAATCAGACTGTCTCGGTTCTGGGAGAATTTAATTTACCAGGAATTATTCAAGGAAGTAATTTTGAAGCATTTGGCTTACAAATTATAGATGGCAAATTAGTTGCTATTTGGGCGCACCGAGGTGAAGGAGAACAACCAGCAAGAGTTTACTGGGGATTGCTTGATCTGGCTAAATCTCAAATCAATCTGATAGGTTCAGCCAATTTGAAAGTACCATTTCCATCAGGAAATGTTCGTCATATTTCAGATATTAAGGTAGACCCCGTTGGAATTGTATACATTAGTTCAGCAAATGATCCTGGAGATGATGGGCCGTTTCAGTCAGCAGTATACGTGGCTGGTTATTTAGGATTATATGGTAACAAAATAGTATGGCGACAGAATCGTCAATTTGTTCCCCTCTATCGCTCTGATTCCCACAAAATTGAAGGAATAGAATTGATTCTTGGTGCTGAAGGTGGTGTGATTGTGGGTACAGATGATGAAAACTTTGGCGCATATGTGTACATTTTGGGTGGAAGATGAATTAAATAGGACTTACGCGCATTGTCATATATTTAGGACAAAAATCGTCCAAAGTCAAGAGTCAAAAGTCCAAAAACCTTGACTTTTTACCCTTGACTATTGAACGCCAGTCGCAATCAACGAGGGAACCTCCCTTCGGGTGACGCTCGTTCCGACGCTACGAGCGTCGCTAACGCTTCGCTAACGCTACCGCTTCGCGCTGGCTCCTATTGACACACGTCGCAGAAAATATGTGTCCCCAGTCCCTTTACTTTTCTATTTTTTCCTACACGTTAAATCGGAATAACATCACATCTCCTTCCTGCACAACATACTCTTTTCCTTCACTGCGAACTAACCCTTTCTCTTTGGCAGCATTCAATGAACCAGTCGCGACCAAATCATTATAAGCAACGGTTTCGGCGCGAATAAATCCTCGTTCAAAATCACTATGAATTACGCCTGCGGCTTGGGGTGCAGACATTCCAGCGTGAATAGTCCAAGCGCGGGTTTCTTTGGGGCCACTTGTGAAATATGTCCGCAAACCTAAAAGGGTATAGGTAGCACGAATCAAAGATTTTAAGCCGCCTTCTTCTACACCCAAAGATGCCAAAAAATCTGCTTTGTCTTCTTCGGGTAATTCTACTAATTCCGCTTCGACTTGGGCAGAAACTATCACAACTTGAGAATTTTCTTGTGATGCAATTTGCCGGACTTGTTCTACAAATGCATTACCTGTTGCCAACTCATCTTCTGATACATTGGCAGCATAGATAATCGGTTTATTAGTCAGCAGTCCCAATCCTTTAATAATCTCTGCTTCTTCTTCATTTAAAGTGACTTGACGCACCGATTTTCCATCATTTAAAGCAGCAGTTAATTTTTCTAAAACTGTTACCTCAAATTGTGCATCTTTACTGGTACGAGCTTGTTTACGAGTGCGATCAATTCGCCGTTCAATTTGTGCTAAATCTGCTAAACCTAGCTCTAAATTAATGATTTCAATATCTCGTGCTGGATCAACAGAACCGGCAACGTGGATAATATCATCATTCTCAAAACAACGCACGACATGCACAATAGCATCAACTTCACGGATGTGGGAGAGAAATTGATTTCCTAATCCTTCACCTTGACTTGCACCTTTAACTAAACCGGCGATATCTACAAACTCGACACGCGCCGGAATAATTTGTGCTGAGCTGGAAATTTTTGAAAGCACGTTTAACCGCTCATCCGGTACTGCGACAACGCCGACATTCGGTTCAATCGTGCAAAATGGAAAGTTAGCCGCTTCGGCTTTGGCGTTAGCAACTACGGCATTAAATAAAGTAGATTTTCCGACGTTGGGAAGTCCGACAATTCCGGCTCTTAGCATTTTGGATTTTAGATTGGGGATTTTGGATTAGACTACAAAGATAATTTAAACAGGTTCAGGTATTGTTTGAGGGATTGGTGCGGGAACTGGTTGGGGAATGGGTGCGGGTACTGTTTGAGGAATCGGTGTAGGAACTGGTTCTGGTACAGGCCCCGGTAGCGGCTGGGGAATGGCTGGCCCCGGTACAGGTTCGGGAGTTGGTAGTGGGTTTGGTTGAGGATTGGGAATTTGTGGGTCGGGTATGGAAATAGCGGTGGAATTATTCATGATTAGTCTAATTAAATTATTCGACTTTCCCAAGCTAGATGACAACCTGAATTATTGACATCTCCCTAATTGGCTAATTTACCCTGATGGGGGGATGGGGGGATGGGGGGATGAGAGGGATGAGGGGAATAAGTAATGACAACTGACAATTAAAAAAACTTCCAAATAAAAAATATCCTACTGTTCACAGTCATCTGTCATCTGTCATCTGTCATCCGTTATCAGTCA
Above is a window of Nostoc sp. UHCC 0702 DNA encoding:
- the ychF gene encoding redox-regulated ATPase YchF, with product MLRAGIVGLPNVGKSTLFNAVVANAKAEAANFPFCTIEPNVGVVAVPDERLNVLSKISSSAQIIPARVEFVDIAGLVKGASQGEGLGNQFLSHIREVDAIVHVVRCFENDDIIHVAGSVDPARDIEIINLELGLADLAQIERRIDRTRKQARTSKDAQFEVTVLEKLTAALNDGKSVRQVTLNEEEAEIIKGLGLLTNKPIIYAANVSEDELATGNAFVEQVRQIASQENSQVVIVSAQVEAELVELPEEDKADFLASLGVEEGGLKSLIRATYTLLGLRTYFTSGPKETRAWTIHAGMSAPQAAGVIHSDFERGFIRAETVAYNDLVATGSLNAAKEKGLVRSEGKEYVVQEGDVMLFRFNV